From Trichocoleus sp., one genomic window encodes:
- the add gene encoding adenosine deaminase: MSKLLREMPKVEIHTHLIGTADAETIYKIAQRNRAALPAGSLEEWKLFYEFRDFTHFIEVYLIARQCVKTPDDYVFLVEQFLKQQAEQNIRYSEVHFGTALPSDSLTDTELLEALSIGASNGEAKYGSRVKFIAAIVRHFPDLQRQTLECALQGREMGIVIGLGLAGQEKGYAPEEFTKTFAEARRQGLRVVAHAGEAVGAESIWSALEHLKVERIGHGIRCLEDDALVQKLRDLQIPLEVSPQSNYCLGIVDRHQPHPIRQLVDAGLYCTLNSDDPPMFKTNLVNEYLTLAEQGFSWDELWQLNLNTLEASFLPELEKKIYRQEWQAFLSHHTGNFSPAEPS, translated from the coding sequence TCTAATTGGCACGGCAGATGCAGAAACCATTTATAAAATTGCTCAGCGCAATCGGGCGGCGTTGCCGGCAGGTTCTCTAGAAGAGTGGAAATTGTTTTATGAGTTTCGGGATTTCACTCACTTTATCGAGGTTTATCTCATTGCCCGTCAATGCGTGAAAACGCCAGATGATTACGTTTTTCTGGTTGAGCAATTTCTGAAACAGCAAGCTGAGCAAAACATTCGCTACAGCGAAGTTCATTTTGGCACTGCTTTGCCTTCTGATAGTTTGACAGATACCGAGTTGCTCGAAGCCTTGAGCATTGGAGCAAGCAATGGTGAAGCAAAATATGGTAGTCGAGTGAAATTTATTGCGGCGATCGTCCGTCACTTTCCAGATTTGCAGAGACAAACCCTGGAATGTGCCTTACAGGGACGGGAGATGGGAATTGTCATTGGTTTAGGATTGGCTGGACAGGAGAAAGGTTATGCACCTGAGGAGTTTACCAAAACGTTTGCAGAGGCAAGGCGGCAAGGATTGAGAGTGGTCGCCCATGCTGGGGAAGCAGTTGGAGCCGAGAGTATTTGGAGTGCGTTGGAGCATTTGAAGGTGGAGCGGATTGGACACGGTATTCGCTGTTTAGAGGACGATGCATTAGTACAAAAACTGCGTGATCTACAAATCCCATTAGAGGTATCACCTCAAAGCAATTACTGTTTAGGAATTGTTGATCGCCATCAACCCCATCCAATCCGGCAACTGGTGGATGCGGGACTGTATTGCACGTTGAACTCGGATGATCCTCCGATGTTCAAAACAAATTTGGTGAATGAGTATCTCACTCTGGCTGAACAAGGATTCTCCTGGGACGAACTCTGGCAGCTCAACTTGAACACTCTAGAAGCAAGCTTTTTACCTGAACTAGAGAAGAAGATTTATCGTCAGGAGTGGCAAGCATTTCTGAGCCATCACACCGGCAACTTTAGTCCGGCAGAACCATCTTAA
- a CDS encoding DUF1349 domain-containing protein, producing the protein MQWYNEPAQWQSSTDGLHLTTGVQTDFWRKTHYGFIRDNGHFYYQMVAGDFTVEVKVTGQYRALYDQAGVMVRENETTWLKCGIEFVEDIQNVSAVVTRDFSDWSVVPLLQPPPSLWLRVQRRAEAIEIQYSLNGEDYKMLRLAYLTRTETVQVGLMAASPQGGGCEILFEDFKMVLPD; encoded by the coding sequence ATGCAGTGGTATAACGAACCGGCACAGTGGCAGTCTTCAACAGATGGTCTTCATCTCACAACAGGTGTTCAAACCGATTTCTGGCGCAAGACACACTACGGGTTCATCCGTGATAACGGTCACTTTTACTATCAGATGGTGGCAGGCGATTTCACAGTAGAGGTTAAAGTTACTGGACAGTATCGAGCGCTCTATGATCAGGCAGGGGTGATGGTGCGGGAGAATGAAACAACCTGGCTCAAATGTGGCATTGAATTTGTGGAGGACATCCAGAATGTTAGTGCCGTGGTTACGCGCGATTTCTCAGACTGGTCAGTGGTTCCACTTCTACAGCCACCACCATCTCTCTGGCTACGAGTGCAACGACGGGCAGAGGCGATCGAAATTCAATATTCCCTGAATGGTGAAGACTACAAAATGCTGCGATTAGCGTACCTGACACGAACCGAAACCGTGCAAGTTGGCTTGATGGCAGCCTCACCTCAGGGAGGAGGATGTGAGATTCTGTTTGAAGACTTTAAGATGGTTCTGCCGGACTAA